The Miscanthus floridulus cultivar M001 chromosome 6, ASM1932011v1, whole genome shotgun sequence genomic interval AAAAACCCTTTCAACTTGAATTAATGCCAGCATTGGTGTGCCCACTGGCTCGTAGTTGCGTAGTGGGTCACGCAGTTGAACCATGAGAGCAACCGTAAAGTTATTCCCTAACAAGCCCCATCTTCTACCAGATCTCCTGCTCTTTCTGTCTCCATTCCGGTTTTCAGCAACTAACTCCATAGATTTTGCATGGTGAGCAGCAAGTATCTTCGATGTCCGGTCACTGTATTGTTCTTCTTCGTCCACTACCCCAGAATCAAGCCTCATCCACTCATCTAGAGTGATTGACAAGCCCATTAATCCATCAACTTCTTCTCCACTTTGCTTAACATCCAGAAGTTGCAAACCTGCAGTTCCCTCTAAACCAATGGACAAGGTATTCTCTGCACACTTTCCTTGCAGAGATGAAAATTCCCCAATAGGCTTCGCACTGATATTGGAGGGTGCATCTTCTTCTGACATGCCAGATTGTATCCTCAAACCCTCGATGGAAAGGGCTTCAATCTTTTCCATAGCTAATGGTGCAAGGTCCTCAAGTGAAACATACTCTGAAGCATTCTCCCCACCCAAGGATGATGAAAGATCAGCGCACCGacctttcttcttcttagcaGAGGGAGCATTTCCACCCGCTCCTACCAAAGCATCGATGCTATGATAGTCCAATGCATCATATCTGCATTGATAAAAGAGAAAAAAACCTTTAAGCAAGGCATAGGATAAAGAAGGAAAAAGCACAAACAAGCATGAAAAGGAAGATAACAAACCTTTCAGTAGACTCCAGAGCTGGAGCAGCTTCCCAGGCAATCTGCTGCATCATTTTACCATTAACATCTTCCAAGGGCATAAGTTTGTTTGCCTGCATTGATAACTTCTCAATTCCAACTGATGCCAGACCATGCAATATATCCATAATCCCAGATCCCATCTCTGCCGGCAATACAATCGGAGAAGAAGCCTGCATAACCAAGCTGCAGTTGTTCTTTGCATTTTTGAACAGGGCTGGGTTCATTGATCGCAGAAATCCTCCATCTTTGGTCTGGATAAATGGGCCTAAACCTTCGGCCAACGGCGGTAGCTCCAGGGGCTGCTCAGGTGGGAGGTTAATGGGGCTACCAAACCCACTTCTACTTTCAGGTGGAGAAGATTGGAAAGACTTCTCGTTTAGCCCAAATTGACGCATTAAAGCCTCAGTTTCTTCGTCTTCCAGTGACTTAGCTCGAAATTTGGTATCTATGGGTTGGCTTCCATTCTGAAGCTCGAGCTCAGCTTCATGTATCATTGCAGAGAGATCGAAATCCTCCACAACATCCTCACAAATAGGTCCTTCAATCCTGTCTTCAAAGTCCAAACCAAGAATAGCGTTGCCAGATGCTAGCGCTTCCTTTTCAAACTGCTTCCATAGTCGTTCTCTCGGTGACTCGGAATCACTATCTGAGGGTTGCCCAAATGGGCTATGCTCTATGCCAAGCATATCCAAGAACTCATTAGCAACAGAATCTGTTGAAACATCCATGCTGCGCGATCTGCCCTTCCTGCTGGCAGACTTGTAACTATCAGTCACTCCTGTGCAGCTCAATCGCCTAGAATGCTTATCTTCTACAACTGGTGATTCAAATTCCTCAGGCTCAGCAACTGAGAGCTCGTTCAAAATACATTCCAGGTCCTCCAGTTCTGCATATGCTCCAAACTGACCCTCTGCTTCCCGAGCAACAGTAGGCAGTGAAGCGGCTTTGATTATTCCATCCTCTTTGTCTTCCACATTCTCCCTTTGAACAGCAACATCACTGACTGCCACCTCAGTCTTCACTCCAACAATCTGATCTTCAGCGACATCACCGCTTATTAGCACAGGCTTGAATGATCCCTCTTCGTCAATTTTAAACCCTGAATCCTCATTTTGATCAGCAGCATAGCTGGTTTCCACATGTTTGAGCCTTTGTGGGTCCTCAGTCTTCACTCCAACAGTCTGATCTTCAGCGACATCACCGCTTATTAGCACAGGCTTGAATGATCCCTCTTCGTCAATTTTAAACCCTGAATCCTCATTTTGATCAGCAGCATAGCTGGTTTCCACATGTTTCAGCCTTTGTGGGTCATCTGGAGCAACCTCAACTCCATGCTCAACAACATTGAACTCCACCGTGCCCCAATCGCCATCTGGACACACCGAGTCCCCCTTCTTAACCTCTACAGATGTGCAGTGCTTTGCCTCCGGAGAACCCTCCGTGCAGTCCAGCGCTGCCACCTCCTCCTTCCTCGCATCAGGACCCCCGTCACCAACAAAAGGCAGCGACCTGGCAGACCTTAAGCTGGGCAGCACCTCGTGGAGCACCCTCACGTCCCTGCTCCGCGCCGGCACAGGCGTCGGCGCCTGCACCGACACCGGCCGCGCCATGGACCCGCGCCGCAGCCCCGCCACTTCCCCGGCCTTGTGCTGCTCGCTGGCGCCGCCGCCCGCGAGGAGCGAGCAAGAGAAGGTTACGTTAAGCCGCGCGCCGCGGGCGAGGCCGGACAGCCGGAAGCTGGTGCTCCACTTGCCGAAGCCGGATTCGCCGCCGTCCTCGAGATCGTCGAACGAGAGCGGGAGCAGGCGGGTGAGGTCGACCTCGTGCTTACCGAGCTCGAGAGTGGAGGCGGCGACGGAGACAGCAAAGGCGCGGGGCTCGTACTTGACCACGGCCTTTGCGCCGCGGGAGAAGTAGACCGGGGACCGCAGCTTGAGCGCCTCCTCGAACGCGGCGGCGCCGAGGGCGGCCGGGACGGAGAGGGTGGAGGCGGACACGGACATCCGGCAGAACTGGACGGAGACCGCGGACCCATCGAGCGCAGCGGGGAGGCCGTCGACGGAGTGCACGTGCAGCGCGAACGCGCAGTCGAGGCGGCGACGGCCCAGGTGCGAGATGGCGGTCAGGGACTTCTTCCagaaggaggacgaggacgaggacgaggacgaggaagaggaagtgGAAGTGGAAGCGGAGGAGGAGTTGGCGGTGGACGGCAGGAGCTTGCGCGAcgaggaggtggagaaggagggCTTGAGCCGGGGCTTGTGGCGCGGCTGCTCGGTGGCGGCGGGGGATGGGGAGGGGAGCGgtagggagcggcggcggcgggcggaggGGTCGAGGGAGAGCGCCTTGTGGAGCGTGACGATGTCGCGGGCGAGGGCGGCGTCGCCCGCGTCGCCCCCGCGGTGGTCGCCGCCGCCGTGGGGGAAGCGAGACGACATAGCTGGCGGCGTTTGGGCTTGGGATGGGTCCGGCTTGGGGATTTTCGTGAGGCGATTTGAAGAGGGCGGCGCGGCCGGCGACGTGGGGAAGGCACACAGACACAGACGGGGAGCGGAGCGGAGCCGGGGATGCGTTGCTTTGGTGGTGCGTTTTGTTTCGTTGTCAAGCCCTTTAGTTCGCGAAACGTTAGAAATTTAGCTacagtagcattttcgtttttatttgttaattagtgttcaatcatggactaattaggctcaaaacgttcgtctcgcaattttcaaccaagctgtgtaattagttttttttccgtctacatttaatgttccatgcacgtatcgcaagattcgatgtgacgagtactgtagcactttttgagaaaacttttcgcgaactaaacaagggccagtTAGGTTTAAAAAAAATCGCCTCTtaaattagtcgtaatctatataattaattattttttaatttatatttaatattatatatatgtgtctaaatattcga includes:
- the LOC136456455 gene encoding protein PLASTID MOVEMENT IMPAIRED 1-RELATED 1-like, translated to MSSRFPHGGGDHRGGDAGDAALARDIVTLHKALSLDPSARRRRSLPLPSPSPAATEQPRHKPRLKPSFSTSSSRKLLPSTANSSSASTSTSSSSSSSSSSSSFWKKSLTAISHLGRRRLDCAFALHVHSVDGLPAALDGSAVSVQFCRMSVSASTLSVPAALGAAAFEEALKLRSPVYFSRGAKAVVKYEPRAFAVSVAASTLELGKHEVDLTRLLPLSFDDLEDGGESGFGKWSTSFRLSGLARGARLNVTFSCSLLAGGGASEQHKAGEVAGLRRGSMARPVSVQAPTPVPARSRDVRVLHEVLPSLRSARSLPFVGDGGPDARKEEVAALDCTEGSPEAKHCTSVEVKKGDSVCPDGDWGTVEFNVVEHGVEVAPDDPQRLKHVETSYAADQNEDSGFKIDEEGSFKPVLISGDVAEDQTVGVKTEDPQRLKHVETSYAADQNEDSGFKIDEEGSFKPVLISGDVAEDQIVGVKTEVAVSDVAVQRENVEDKEDGIIKAASLPTVAREAEGQFGAYAELEDLECILNELSVAEPEEFESPVVEDKHSRRLSCTGVTDSYKSASRKGRSRSMDVSTDSVANEFLDMLGIEHSPFGQPSDSDSESPRERLWKQFEKEALASGNAILGLDFEDRIEGPICEDVVEDFDLSAMIHEAELELQNGSQPIDTKFRAKSLEDEETEALMRQFGLNEKSFQSSPPESRSGFGSPINLPPEQPLELPPLAEGLGPFIQTKDGGFLRSMNPALFKNAKNNCSLVMQASSPIVLPAEMGSGIMDILHGLASVGIEKLSMQANKLMPLEDVNGKMMQQIAWEAAPALESTERYDALDYHSIDALVGAGGNAPSAKKKKGRCADLSSSLGGENASEYVSLEDLAPLAMEKIEALSIEGLRIQSGMSEEDAPSNISAKPIGEFSSLQGKCAENTLSIGLEGTAGLQLLDVKQSGEEVDGLMGLSITLDEWMRLDSGVVDEEEQYSDRTSKILAAHHAKSMELVAENRNGDRKSRRSGRRWGLLGNNFTVALMVQLRDPLRNYEPVGTPMLALIQVERVFVPPKPKIYSTVLDKGNSEQDDEEPKTEEVPDKALVTEEKAEELEDPIPQFKVTEVHVAGFKSEPEKMKPWGNQTQQQSGSRWLLAAGMGKGNKHPLMKSKAIVKPTKEAAGQAGDTLWSISSRVHGAGTRWGELTGNKSHSRNPNIMLQKDKRFR